The Arachis hypogaea cultivar Tifrunner chromosome 16, arahy.Tifrunner.gnm2.J5K5, whole genome shotgun sequence genome contains a region encoding:
- the LOC112758454 gene encoding serine/threonine-protein kinase Nek4 has protein sequence MEQYEILEQIGKGAFGSALLVKHKHEKKKYVLKKIRLARQTDRARRSAHQEMELISKVQNPFIVEHKDSWVERGCFVCIVLSYCEGGDMAEAIKKANGVHFPEEKLCKWLVQLLMALDYLHVNHILHRDVKCSNIFLTKDRDIRLGDFGLAKMLTSDDLASSVVGTPTYMCPELLADIPYGSKSDIWSLGCCVYEMAAHKPAFKAFDIQALINKINKSIVAPLPTIYSSAFRGLVKSMLRKNPELRPTAGELLNHPHLQPYIQKIQLQLSSPRSSSTLAFQWHEKNHARSRFIEPESVSSLSGQDKCLSLSSDNNRSLNPSVSGTDEQGSQCSSTQRAIGSSSTYSKEKLYELSIGCVPDKCNTYKSSKARKSSIVQRPSTLRTAKASATLRGQKMTPSRTHPMPNAAIRRASIPPPSRANIGLLQCVESPNVSVNTPRIDKIAEFPLASYEDHFFPGKVTCPSPSPSPSPTSIITTSEEKCMIQVVDKATVHNTNSEHSADHKHRFDTSSLQQRAEALEGLLEFSARLLQQHRFDELGVLLKPFGPEKVSPRETAIWLAKSFKQTLL, from the exons ATGGAGCAGTATGAAATTCTGGAACAGATTGGCAAAGGTGCTTTTGGTTCTGCTCTTCTTGTCAAGCACAAGcatgaaaagaaaaa ATATGTCCTCAAGAAGATTCGCCTTGCTCGCCAGACTGACAGAGCCCGAAGGTCTGCCCATCAGGAG ATGGAGCTTATATCTAAAGTTCAAAATCCATTTATAGTGGAGCATAAAGATTCCTGGGTAGAAAGG GGTTGTTTTGTATGTATTGTCTTAAGTTATTGTGAAGGAGGAGATAT GGCTGAAGCTATAAAAAAGGCTAATGGTGTTCATTttcctgaagag AAACTTTGTAAGTGGCTTGTTCAACTGCTGATGGCACTTGATTACTTGCATGTAAATCACATACTTCATCGAGATGTCAAG TGTTCAAATATATTCTTGACAAAAGATCGAGACATCCGTCTAG GTGACTTTGGCCTTGCTAAAATGTTGACATCTGATGATCTTGCTTCCTCA GTTGTTGGGACGCCAACTTATATGTGTCCTGAGCTTCTTGCTGACATACCTTATGGTTCTAAGTCAGACATCTGGTCTTTgg GATGCTGTGTTTATGAAATGGCTGCTCACAAGCCAGCTTTTAAAGCTTTT GATATACAAGCATTgattaacaaaataaacaagtctaTAGTGGCTCCACTTCCAACTATATACTCTAGTGCTTT CCGAGGGCTTGTGAAAAGCATGCTACGGAAAAATCCAGAGCTTAGGCCAACG GCTGGTGAGTTATTGAATCATCCACATCTTCAGCCTTACATTCAAAAAATTCAGCTACAACTAAGTAGCCCCAGAAGTAGTAGTACTTTGGCATTTCAATGGCATGAGAAAAACCATGCAAGAAGTAGGTTCATAGAGCCAGAATCTGTTTCTTCTCTTTCTGGCCAAGACAAATGCTTGTCATTAAGCAGTGACAACAACAGGTCCTTGAATCCAAGTGTTTCTGGAACTGATGAACAAGGATCTCAGTGTTCTTCTACCCAAAGAGCAATTGGATCATCATCCACTTATTCAAAAGAGAAGCTCTATGAACTATCTATTGGCTGTGTCCCTGACAAATGCAATACTTATAAATCATCAAAAGCTAGAAAGTCCTCAATTGTTCAGAGACCTTCAACACTGAGAACTGCTAAGGCTTCTGCCACACTCAGAGGCCAGAAAATGACTCCATCTAGGACA CACCCAATGCCTAATGCAGCAATCCGCAGAGCATCAATTCCACCACCAAGTAGAGCAAACATTGGCCTTCTCCAATGTGTGGAGTCTCCCAATGTCTCGGTTAACACTCCGAGAATCGACAAGATTGCAGAGTTCCCTCTGGCCTCATATGAGGATCATTTCTTCCCTGGCAAAGTAACATgcccatcaccatcaccatcaccatcaccaacaTCAATAATAACCACGAGCGAGGAAAAGTGCATGATCCAGGTTGTGGACAAAGCCACTGTCCACAACACCAACAGTGAACACTCTGCTGATCATAAGCATCGATTCGACACCTCGTCGTTGCAGCAACGTGCAGAGGCATTGGAGGGGCTGCTAGAGTTCAGTGCAAGGCTGCTACAACAACACAGGTTTGATGAACTTGGAGTCTTGTTGAAGCCATTTGGGCCTGAGAAGGTTTCTCCAAGAGAAACAGCTATTTGGTTGGCCAAGAGCTTCAAACAAACTCTTCTATAA